The nucleotide window TTGAAATATTGGAGAGGGAGTGTGGGAGTGGGAGTTTAGGAAACTGTGGAGTGAGATGAGGGAAGGTGCAGAGGAACAGCAGACAGGTGTGGGGGAGGAATAacaggatggagggaggagCAGACACTTTTTGGTGGATGTCATGGGATTATGCAACagtgatattaattcattttaacTATTACGTTTGCATGCAGTTTTATGAACCTCATATGCTAccatttccatttaaatgcTAAGCAGGTACAACGTCTTACTGGTTTTATTCATTATCATTTTGTAATATCTGTGTGATTAATGActggtgatttgagtgacttggaaactggtgtaaaaaaaaaagtcctaattGGGACTCTCTATGAGGCAATACTGTGACACCATATGTGTAGAGCTGTGCTGTATGACTccatagtcacacacacaacacaatgcacacacagcTTTAAATATCTAACAACATGTGGTAGAGTGCAGCTTTTTAAACTAGTTAAGATGAATATCATCGAGCATACCACATTGCTGTGTCGTAGAAGCCTATGGAACAGCTTTAGATTATCTTTGTGTTTACTCCATCTCTGCCTTCTCTGTGACATTGACAAGCCACAAAATGTCTGTGTGGTTCTAATGTGTTtatctttgttttctgtgcctCAGGGTGATGGGAAAGGACAAACCATCCTTGATAAGGTTACTGACATAatgaaacagcagcagagagTTCCTACAAATCCCCCCCNNNNNNNNNNCCCTCCTGTCCAGCTGCATGGCATGTAAAATCTAGGCCATGTTCCAATCAAACGTGAGCTTCATAGTAGAGCCTGAGGAAAAGGAGTCTGTAAGATTTAACCTCTGGGAACCAGGAATGCACAGAAAGTGGTGGACGGTGCGACTGACAGACCAGCATTAGCATACATAGAACCATGCCTCTACAGTGGTAACGATGTGTTTACTTATGGCCGTGGCACGTTGTAGccttcatatacagtacacacctaGAGAAACAGTGAATTATGGGTTAGCATTACAAAGCCTTACATCAGctacacagttttttttcacacaaagaaGGGGGGGCGTCATAATTAAGACTTTATGTCCTTTTCCCTCACAGCTCATTGAATACCTGGGGACCCTAAACCCATCCACATACCTCAAAGCCTGATGGGAGTGGATGTGATGTCACAGGATATACTCTGGGAATTATTGGAACGGTGGATGTTGGAGACAACTTAATTTAAAGAAGCAAAGTACTGAAATGTGCTGACCAAATACATTATTTCTAGAGCTAAAAGTGTAGATGGACACTGCGCCTAACCTGACTCTGTACAAAGGTTAAAGAAAATGAGTCAACCAGCACTTTTTGAGATCACCTAATAACACACTATGTCTTGTTAGTTTAATCTGCACTAAAACCAAAGTGAGCTTTGGAGATGCTGGTATGTTGATtaacaaattattgttttttgacaAAGCCAGGCAAGCTAACCAATGCGCAGAAAAGTACAAGTGATGATAACCAGAAAATCCAGTAACAGACCTGCCTTActggaatgtaaaaaaaaaagtaaaagcaatGAGTCAGCATGATGTCTCTGGTCTTGTTTAGCCTTACTTGCTTTTATTTTAAGTCAACGTGTAAGCCAAGCTAATTGAAATGTGCACCTTTTAACAACCATGTCGTTAGTTGGAAAGGTTTTCGGCACAtagcaattatttatttattatttgtaaattataaaCCAAGTAGAACATTCCTTCCACTGTCACATCTTTATGCCACAGGGTGAAGAAAGTGTGGTTTTTACATTAGGTTACAACTTGACACTGGTCAAAGGTTTTAAAAACAGCCCCAAGTTCTCAGCTCCTACCGGATCAGTCTGAGGAGACAGAAGGGTTGAAACCAGAGCTCGGGTTAAAAAGGTGAGTCTCCTTCATAAAAACTAACTCTGactaaaaacacactttaatgtaatttactaatcattttaaaagaagTTTCATGGAGATAGTTTTTCAATTTGGTATTAATAAgaggcaacatttttttttaccactttaaATAAGAGCTTTTTATTTCAACCCAAGGAAATATTAATGTGTCGTTGGAAAAGCTTGCTTGTTGACACATTTCACATATTTGCATGTTCAGCTTACCTACTGTAGACTAAGTCACTTAAGGTTACAATAGCAGTTAATTGGAAGTATGCTACTTGAACAACTAATATGACAAAGTACTTTTATGTCTTTTATGTCACACCAGGTGATGACGGAAGAAAAAACATGGGCATTGGTCTCGGAGGTGGGGGGCGAGCACGGTTACCTTGAAGAACTTGCTGAAGTACTGAAACAACACTTCCAAATCATCTGCTACAGAGAGCTTTTAGAAGACCCAGTGCTTTATGGCCCCAAAATCCAGGTCCTGTTCATGTGGAAGTATTGTCCTGCAGCCGAGCCTATGTTGCTTGGCCTGCTTCCTTCCCTCAAAGTGGTTGTGAGCGGAGGAGTGGGCATCGACCACCTGGATGTGCCGTTCATTAACGGTCTCGGGGTGAAGGTGGCCAACACGCCAAGCGTAGTCAGTGACTCTACTGCAGATTTGGCCATGGGTTTACTTCTGGCATCAGCTCGCAAGATCCTTGACGGTGAGATCAAAGGTTAACCAATTCAACACACTCTGTGTGTTCAACAGTTTACAGGAAAACTCGCATTTCAGGGCTCGTATTTATTGTCCCTGAGTAGGAAACTAATCCTAATTTGCCTGCAATTTTTAGATGGATACATAGATTATTTGGTCCTTCTTTTAACAAAGGAGCATAGCTTATTATCAAATCTGCAATTATTGgctgttttttataaaaacacccaaatccaTATATGTGGACATAAAGActttataaatatacatattttttttttttaagttgtccAAAACAATTTGTGTTGGCAGTTGGGAAGCCAGTGAGGGATGAATACTGTGTTGCTGCCTCCTGCTGGTTAGTCACAGCTGATTGCAGAGGTctataataaataaactaaatatttaattagactttttttttttcataggtCATCAAATAGCTATTGACCCAAAGACAATGCACATACCACAAAGCCTGATGGGAGTTGAAGTCACATTGTCGACTCTAGGGATCATTGGAATGGGAGAGATTGGTTATAAAATTGCCCAAAGAAGCAAAGGATTTGAAATGAAGATCCTGTATCACAACAGGACCAGAAGGTACAATCAACAACCTAAAAacgtttagtttatttttttaatacccGTGTAAAAACAATTCCGGATgttttatgttgtatatgtTGCAGAAATAACCAATGAGTAAATTGTTGATCATGAGGTTTTGGTATGCATGAAATCAACGATAACAAGGGTCTTGCAGGgtaaaaggtaaaaacaaataCCAACTTTagcaatgttattttttttcaaaagaagctgattTTTAcgattcttaaaaaaaacacaacatatccTCAGTTGAAAAACTAGTCACATTGTTAGTGTATAAGTGTGAAAACCTTATTTCGTTAATTTTTCTATTCAGAAATGTGGAGGATGAGCAGGCGGTTAGAGCGAGCTACTGTGAGAGCCTGGGCGACCTGCTGAGGAAGTCGGACTTTGTGGTGATAGCTGTCAAACTGACCCCGGACACAACGGGTCTCATCGGCCACAGAGGGCTATCCCTCATGAAACCCACAGCAACACTGGTCAACATCAGCAGAGGTGGGAACAATGTGTTTCTTACACTCAGGGGCCTGGCCAGAAGTCTGTAATACGATTACCCCTTCCCCATCCATTGGGCCAAAGTTCTGTTGGGATTTCCATTGGATCACAGTCTCACTTTGCTGCCTGTTCATGCCCTTGTCAAATGACCAGTTTCCATGATGACTCTCCAAAATTCTGATATCATGGAACAAAGCACCTAATTGGCAGAATTACATTTTGGTTTATCCTATccaatatatactatatttctAAGCACATTTTCCATGTCCTGTGCCACCCAACTTAAGAACCGCCCGTGCCCACACTGTGATGATTTCTGGTTCAACTTGCTAAAAATGCTCTTTCCATTTTCTCAGGCAAAGTTGTGGACCAGGATGCCTTAGTTAAGGCTCTCCAGTCAGGATCAATTCGTGCAGCAGCACTAGACGTGACTTATCCTGAACCATTACCAAGGTCCTTTACACTGAAAATACACTCTCAGACCAATCAATGCCCACACACGTTCTAAAGCTGGACAGATTCACTAGTGTAACAACTTACAATGTATTACTCAGCCCCTCTGCTTCATCTTGTGCAGGGACCATCCCCTCCTCGGTCTGCCTAATGTGCTGATCACCCCCCACATCGGGATCAGTACCTATAACAGAGCAAGAAGGATTGTGGAGAAGATGGTAGAAAATGCCGTGGCTGCAGTGAAAGGCTTACCGGTTCCAAATGAAGTCAAGCTGCAGTTACACAATCAATGTTAAATCTTTCTGCAGTGGGTCTTCTGAGCTATTGGCCTCATTCTTTTACTTAAAATATCTTGGCTAAAATGTAAACATAGGCAGTGGCAAAGTCAAAATGTAAGTGCAAAAGTGTATTATACCATAGTGTCTTTCACAAGACACCTTTAAGAAAAGAATATACATGTACAGATTTACATgcgtcatttaaaaaaacacttgaaacaaAGTTAAAATAACTCCATAAATATTAATTGTGGGTATTCATTTAGACATGGCAATGGACACCTACTAAGCAGTTCCAGTGACACAGTGTCTGTTCACTGTTCTAAACGAATGCACTGCACCATGCAACTGTCTGAATGAAACACTGCAGGCTTTTATGCTGCTGTCATGGAAGTGTCTGCCTCAAATCCCCAATAGCTGTTCAAACTCGCTACTTCAGGCTCTGActgacacacaacacatcatTTGTTTGTGAAAATCTTGATATTGATTTGGGGACAATGTCATGGCTGGATAACCAGCTGGTCTTGTTACCCTTAAAGAATAAATTTGTCATGTATTTAGATGAATTATCATTTAACTGAAACTATAATCTCCCCCTAACCTCACCTAAAGTGCTTTTGTTGCTCAAATTCTACCCCTGTGTGGGACGCATGAGTACGAGTGTGCACAAATGAGACCCTTGAGGCCACGTTTGTGAGTGAGTGGGACAGGGACAGACAACAGTGAGGCTGCCACTCATTCTCTAtctgtgattgtattttaaaaagggcATGCTGTCTAGAAATGAAGGGCACCCTTTCAGCCGGCGGCCCACTCAGGCCTCCCTGAAGTCCACAGCTTGGCTGACTCGGGCTGGCCTTTTCCCTCAAGGCTGCTCCTATAAACTGTGAAGGTGAGAAATACATTAGTCTATTAAAGATGTGACCTCACTGAAAACTAGAAATGTCCTTGAGATCTCATGATCGTTTTCCTTTTacatattaaattattaaaaaggcTTTGCTCTTATaaagacattttatttgcaTCTGAACATGGTGGACAGTGTTCTATGCCATTAACATGCAATTGgaaaatttccttcgggatgaataaagtatctatctatctatctatctatctatctatctgtctatctatctatctatNNNNNNNNNNatctatctatctatctatctatctatctatctatctatctatctaacattATAGTGGAGGAAGTGGAGAATTAAATATTATCTGCGCCCCCCTGTAATTTAACTCTTTGTTCTGGATGGCATTTTAACCTCTGTGAAATATGGACTGTAATGGACACGGACATCTTGGCAGCATTTACCTGCAGCGGACAACCCAACAGCACATTAGATTAGCATTTACTGGGTCTTGCTCTCCTGATGGCCTtaaccctcatgctgtccttgggtcaaattgacccgttttccaacatcaattttctttttaattaccaaaaataacatgattggttttacacaatgctctttggcaagtaaaagttgacatattccagtctgtgattatctatcaacatacattcctatAATTTTAGTCTACAAAATTCctaaattctgcttttctaactcaaacattaggtataatttcccataaatgaggtttattatccataaattcaaaaaataactgtaaaactaaagttaataagttagtgctaaaaaagtgttgaaaacgtcaaaagtgacaaacattgaattcaaaagtgttaaaaaatgggacaaaaaagtaagaaaatgttaaaaacatcaataaaaagcatcaacaaatgtgttgattttcaattttgactggaaggcaacacaagggttaattttcCCCTGTCCTCATATTGGTTCACATAGGCCTGAACGTTGGTGTCGGCATGTTTCCGTCAGATGGGCAAAAACatttgtaaatattaaaatgaccCCACTATCACCCAGAGAAATAAATCCAGTCCAAATGTGGCTTGTTTCTACAATTTATTCTTCAGTTTGGAATTTCCAGTTGTTAAATATATTTCATTACAGTCAGACTCTCTCTGTCTAACTGTTGCACTCGGCTTCCTTCTGCTCCCCATACATGGTCtctaattaaaatgacaaactatGATTGCATGTTACGTTGATATTGCACATATTTCCCACGTGTATATgaatataaacacatacacaactgTGTTTGTGGCGTGGAGGTGGCTACACTTGCTTTCATTGGGGAATCCTGTATTGCATGATATACAACAAAAAAGCTAGTTAATGATTTTACATTCTGCTTATAGATCCAAAGTaggcatgtttttttattttttaagattatttttgtgatttaagTGCCATAGATCAACTGGCATGCACTTTCAATTTAGGACAATGGGGTTCACCAAAATAAGAACACAAGTAAGAACAACTCTGCGGTTTAAGAACTCCCTCATTAATCTGACGTAGATCTCTCTTTGGACATTTTTGACGAACAAATTAAGAAGAAACTTAGTAAGATGTTGGTGAATGAGGCCTGTAGTTATTACATGGCTGGTTGCTAAACTAATCAATCTAACTAAGGCTGGCTAACACACTAGCTAGCCATGAACATGAAATACGTACCACTTCTCAGTCACAATGGTAACGCGTCAGTAGCAAACGGGGCTTTGTGCCCATAAAAGTAAGTCAAGAGATGCGTTTCCCATCAACTGTACTCCCACAGCTGTCTGCGAGCCTCTTTTCACATCAAAATTTGTTCTAATTAATCAAAGTTCCCCAAAGTTAAACTCAATGCAGAAGATTTATATAGACGCAGGCTAATGTGCCCTTGCAAGAGAATCCACTGATCACAGCGAGTTTGATGAGTTGCTCCTGCTCTAGTTTATAATGGAAACTTCATCACCTCAGCCAACATATTGATTTTGGCACACCGAGCACCCTCTTCACATTAGACCCCCTTCACATTTGAATCCCGACATCCAAAATGTTGATGTTAATGAACGTATTACATCTCAGATGAAGTATGGTTGGTATAAATAAGTAGTCATTATGCTggtatctatgtatgtgtgtgtgtgtgtgtttgtgtgtgagagtgggTGGATGAGTGGGAGGATGAGTGTGCAAAGAAAAGCTTAATGAACGGTGCTCCAAGTGTGACTCTTGTGTCCTATCTTAcataattttaactttttttttttttttttttaaaggctgaaaataataagaacCTACACATCAGAAATGTTGGAATCTGGTGGGAATTGAAACGCTCGCAGTGTTTTCAGTGAGTCACAGATAGAAACTGCCTGAACCAAAAACAGTCATCAATCCCTCTCTTCCTGTTTTCTCTAAGGCTATACTGGATGCTTTTATTTGTTCATGGCTTTGTCGACGGCCCATCCTCATGTTCCACTTCTATTTTTGCACGTTCAACCACAGCAGATGAAAGCTTATCAAGATTTCTTTTCGCCTCAAAGCCCAAGTTCTTCTGCaagagaagtttttttttgtacagccAACTCTGTATTATTATCCaaatgaggaggaggaataCTCCAGTTTTTATTAAAGCATGAGCGCACACGAGAAAAGTACAGTTAGTGGATCAGAAATTTTCCTCATTTCTTTGAATAAAGACAAGCTAGAAGCTATGTCTCATTTTCCAAAGGAAACTAAAGAattcttgttttaaaaattaGACTTATAGTCTTACATGACCTCACGTTTACTCTATTAATTCACACCCTAACTCCATTCAGGTCGTGATAAATGGTGTGGGAACagacttcttttcttctttttattgatctgacaaaagacaaaaaagatgtTAACACAGTAATCAATTTATATGCAAGAAAGATGAgagcattttttaaagatttgctcaacatgtttttctgtgtctctTCTGACACTGCAAGCTAGTCCTCGTGCCTTTTATCATTGGAAGTCAGAGAATAATAACGTtcacaaagaataaaaaaatgattggcGGTtgagatttaaaagaaaaaaaataaatactaaaaactcaattaaatacatttaattatatCGTGAAATCCAGACTACGTTGATGGAATTTCTTCAGGTCTCCTGGTAATTTTAATTAACGCACTTTTGAAAGCATTAACAATGCTGTTGATTGTTACAGAGCCGTTGGTTATTTATGTCACTCCCAGGGGGAATATTACGCTTCAAGGTAATTAATCATGAAGTTGACAGAGCGGGTGAGGCAAAAAGAAACTGCAAAAATGCAAGCCACCGCAAGCATCATAAGGTCACAACAAGAAAGTAACAAAAGCAGAGTCCAGAGTGTGTAGACAGCGATACATAgggtaagataagataagactACATTGATCCACCGGGTGGAAAGTCaggtgttgcagcagcacaaaGGCAGAAATGAGTACAAATGAATAGGTaagtacaaataaaataagaacaacTGCAATAAGAGATGTATACAACTAGTATTAGAGTAGAATGAAAAAAGAATTAGAGCATTTACAGATGATGTAACAAGTGAAATTGACATGTGACGAGGTTTACGAGGTAAAGTGACACGGTATGATTAAAAGCAGCGAGCCAGTGTACAACAGAATCATCCACATTTGTTTCATTCACATCCTTTatcctcctctccaccacccACTCCAGACTGTCCATAGAGCTGGCCTTCCTCCCCAGGTTGTTGTGTCTGCTGGTCTCTCCGGCTTCAGTATATATCAACAATGTTTCATTCTGTTCAGGTTCTGCCGGAAAATTCCGTCAATTTTTGTCCGTCACCTGCTTTCAtaatgttggaattttaaactccggtggatatatgaggactgtggttaactgctcctcagatctctgcagggtaaaccgaTACAGCTGTGCACTATCTGTTGaaactgagttttctgttgcacgactaaaacaacttttgaacgcacacatgttccaccaaaaccagttacgtatttactctgcagagacCTGGGAAAAGACTAACCAGAGtcgaccggagtttaaaatggcaacacaaaggaagcccaagccAACGAATATCCAGCCTAAAAGAGTGAAATCTAACGGATTTTCCGGCAGTAaaggagcaatcctggaagggGAACGTCAAAGATATAGACTAGACAATTGTAGACTACACCGGCCTTGAGCAAAGTACAACATttacctctgagatgtagtaGAGTCAAAGTGTAAAGTTACATAAAACGTAAATACTCagtacaatacttgagtaaTTGTTGGTCCTTGGAGACTTGGGTTCTGTTTGTAGAGGTGTCTCCTCACtttgtctcgggctcagaggg belongs to Etheostoma spectabile isolate EspeVRDwgs_2016 chromosome 5, UIUC_Espe_1.0, whole genome shotgun sequence and includes:
- the LOC116689670 gene encoding probable 2-ketogluconate reductase, yielding MTEEKTWALVSEVGGEHGYLEELAEVLKQHFQIICYRELLEDPVLYGPKIQVLFMWKYCPAAEPMLLGLLPSLKVVVSGGVGIDHLDVPFINGLGVKVANTPSVVSDSTADLAMGLLLASARKILDGHQIAIDPKTMHIPQSLMGVEVTLSTLGIIGMGEIGYKIAQRSKGFEMKILYHNRTRRNVEDEQAVRASYCESLGDLLRKSDFVVIAVKLTPDTTGLIGHRGLSLMKPTATLVNISRGKVVDQDALVKALQSGSIRAAALDVTYPEPLPRDHPLLGLPNVLITPHIGISTYNRARRIVEKMVENAVAAVKGLPVPNEVKLQLHNQC